A window from Chryseobacterium vaccae encodes these proteins:
- a CDS encoding TolC family protein produces the protein MNKIVGLLIAISSFMAGQQRELSLVECEEAFQSNNLQLLAEQYNINMADADILQAKIWELPQLSGQINAYNPEGNKVFDAGHAKGAQVTQLIYMGGKKKNEIAFAKSNKELAQLQFSQLLVDLRAQLRTAYFNLYYEKLKLDNTNKQLGYMNDLLSAYRVQSAKGNVSLKDEVRLQSLVIQLNNDKLGINKNILEFEQSLKLLTGITEDIEPRISDAEAKDILAAQPFGDDEELKKKALENNADYQYYLKLIENSKLYAQWQKSMNVPDLNVGAGWDQNGGTFKNEVNLMVAIPLPLWRANQGNVEKANYAIQQNQKNADYQKLNLETKVRAAYKTWKTQYDQLAEIKTTDLNNMDLVYDGMMKNFRKGNVNLIEFTDFMDSYRETALQIYDMKNEIIQSAEQLNQLIQTKIFY, from the coding sequence ATGAACAAGATTGTCGGACTGCTCATTGCCATTTCCTCATTCATGGCAGGGCAGCAGCGGGAGCTGTCGCTTGTGGAGTGTGAAGAAGCATTTCAGAGCAATAACCTACAGCTTCTCGCAGAACAATACAACATCAACATGGCTGATGCAGATATTCTGCAGGCAAAAATCTGGGAGCTTCCTCAGCTCAGCGGCCAGATTAATGCTTACAATCCCGAAGGAAATAAAGTATTTGATGCAGGCCATGCAAAAGGAGCCCAGGTTACCCAATTGATTTACATGGGCGGGAAAAAGAAGAATGAAATTGCTTTTGCAAAATCAAATAAAGAATTGGCCCAGTTACAGTTTTCTCAATTGCTTGTAGATTTAAGGGCCCAGCTACGTACTGCTTATTTCAATCTCTACTACGAAAAACTTAAACTTGACAATACCAATAAGCAATTAGGGTATATGAATGACCTTTTGAGTGCCTACCGCGTACAGTCGGCAAAAGGAAACGTTTCCCTTAAAGACGAAGTAAGATTACAGAGCCTTGTGATCCAGCTGAACAATGATAAGCTGGGAATTAATAAAAATATTCTTGAATTCGAACAGAGCTTAAAACTACTGACAGGGATTACCGAAGATATTGAACCCCGGATTTCCGATGCCGAAGCAAAGGATATTTTGGCTGCCCAGCCTTTTGGTGACGATGAAGAACTTAAAAAGAAAGCGCTGGAAAACAATGCAGACTATCAGTATTATTTAAAATTAATAGAAAACAGCAAATTATACGCCCAGTGGCAAAAATCTATGAATGTTCCGGATCTGAACGTAGGTGCCGGATGGGACCAGAACGGAGGAACATTTAAAAATGAAGTGAATCTTATGGTGGCTATTCCGCTGCCTTTATGGAGAGCCAATCAGGGAAATGTTGAAAAAGCGAATTATGCCATTCAGCAGAATCAGAAAAATGCAGACTATCAGAAATTAAACCTTGAAACAAAAGTCCGGGCAGCTTATAAAACATGGAAAACCCAATACGATCAGCTGGCAGAGATCAAAACAACAGATCTTAATAATATGGATCTAGTGTATGACGGGATGATGAAAAACTTCAGGAAAGGGAATGTAAACCTTATTGAGTTTACAGACTTTATGGACAGCTACAGGGAGACAGCCCTTCAGATCTATGATATGAAAAATGAGATCATCCAGTCTGCAGAACAACTCAATCAATTAATACAAACCAAAATCTTCTATTAA
- a CDS encoding efflux RND transporter periplasmic adaptor subunit encodes MKKYIIPVLIALTLLSCGKKEEVRPQAKKGFELSNTMLSSISLAKVEKKYIEDEYNFYGKISADKNSYIDVYPLVGGNVLSVNAELGDYVKKGQVLATIRSTELAEVQKDVSDAKTDLVVAQNNLRVAKEMFEGKLTTEREVLEAKSVLQKAQDQLQRATAVSTVYNVKKGNIYSVVAPISGYIVQKNINKDMQLRSDRSENIFDVANTTNVWAIMNVNESDIDKISLGMKAQVSTLSYPDKIFDGKIDKIFKIIDPETNAMQARVVLDNANGLLIPESKATIKVSSSESSTALTVPSKAVIFDDNRSFVVVFKSRTDIKVKEIKVMKQVGEVTYVGGGLSEGEEVITNNQLLIYRSLNS; translated from the coding sequence ATGAAAAAATATATTATCCCTGTACTGATCGCTCTGACTTTACTATCCTGCGGAAAAAAAGAAGAAGTGAGGCCGCAGGCCAAAAAAGGGTTTGAACTGAGCAATACCATGCTGAGCTCCATCTCTCTCGCCAAAGTTGAAAAAAAATATATAGAAGATGAATATAATTTCTACGGAAAAATTTCTGCTGATAAAAACAGTTATATTGATGTTTACCCTTTAGTAGGAGGAAACGTTTTAAGCGTAAATGCAGAATTGGGCGATTATGTGAAAAAAGGGCAGGTTCTGGCCACCATCAGAAGTACAGAACTCGCAGAAGTACAGAAAGACGTAAGTGATGCTAAAACTGATCTGGTGGTTGCCCAGAACAATCTTAGGGTAGCTAAAGAAATGTTTGAAGGAAAGCTGACCACAGAAAGAGAAGTTCTGGAAGCCAAAAGTGTTCTGCAGAAAGCACAGGACCAACTGCAGAGGGCTACCGCGGTAAGTACGGTATACAATGTAAAAAAAGGAAATATTTACAGTGTTGTAGCGCCAATCAGTGGATACATTGTTCAGAAAAATATCAATAAAGATATGCAGCTGAGAAGTGACAGAAGCGAAAATATCTTCGATGTAGCCAATACCACCAATGTATGGGCCATCATGAACGTAAACGAATCTGATATAGACAAGATCAGCCTTGGAATGAAAGCTCAGGTTTCCACTTTATCTTACCCGGATAAAATTTTTGACGGAAAAATTGATAAAATATTTAAGATCATTGATCCCGAAACCAATGCCATGCAGGCAAGAGTTGTTTTGGATAATGCTAATGGCCTCCTGATCCCGGAAAGCAAAGCAACGATAAAGGTTTCCAGCTCTGAGAGCAGCACAGCGCTTACCGTACCCTCAAAAGCAGTGATCTTCGATGACAACAGAAGCTTTGTAGTGGTTTTTAAATCCAGAACCGACATTAAAGTGAAAGAAATAAAAGTAATGAAGCAGGTAGGAGAAGTTACCTATGTGGGAGGAGGCCTGTCTGAAGGAGAAGAAGTGATCACCAACAACCAGTTACTGATTTACCGTTCCCTGAACAGCTAA
- a CDS encoding efflux RND transporter permease subunit: protein MNKFIKNIIAFSLKNKAFTFIWVAILAISGFISFKNMPIEAFPDVTNTQIVIITQWNGRSAEEVERFVTTPIELAMSPVQKKTNVRSTTMFGLSIVKILFDDGVDDTFARNQVNNQLRTISLPDEVDPEVQPPYGPTGEIFRYTLESKTKDSRELLTLQNWVIDRALRGVPGVADINVFGGQDKVFELSIDPRALDKYNLTPLQVYDAVTKSNLNVGGDVIEKNGQAYVVRGIGLVKSISDIGNITIHNDSGNPVLVKNVADVHESSMPRVGQAALNHHDDTVEGIVVMRKGENPREVLVGVKAKIKELNEKILPKDVKMVTFYDRDNLMDFTTHTVMHNLIEGIVLVTVIVLIFMADWRTTLIVSIIIPLSLLFAFLCLKLAGMSANLLSLGAVDFGIIIDGAVVMVEGLFVMLDHKAHKYGTEKFNKLAKGGWIKQTGTGLGKAIFFSKLIIITSLIPIFSFQKVEGKMFSPLAFTLGFALMGALIFTLTLVPVLSHILLNKNVKEKNNPFVNFWDRIVLKGFNYTFKHKRMSLIVAIAFLAVTLFSGKFLGTEFLPQLNEGSLWITAEMPMSSSLKESLKTADLLKKDIMSVPEVTDVLAQTGRSNDGTDPNGFGFVQFAVNLKPKEEWKRKITYEELIDEIDKKLRNYQGITFNYSQPISDNVAEAVAGFKAENGIKIYGDNLETLDKLAEEVLAQIKNVEGVKDPGIIKNIGQPEVSVILDRDKMAAYGVMPADAQAVLEMAFGGKTASEMFDGERKFPIRLRYSQEYRKDENDIAALMVPTQDGAKIPLKEISRIVKDNGAAFIYRDDIKRYIGVKFSIRDRDLGSTIADAQKKVAHIELPDGYSIGWTGQFENQQRASHRLTQVVPVSILMIFFLLFILFGNMKDSLLVLANVPFALIGGIIALHVTGINFGISAGVGMIALLGICIQNGVILITEFHQNVKNGLMIDDAILSGVKSRTRPVIMTALMASIGLMPAALSTGIGSESQKPLAIVIIGGLITATVLTLLIFPIIFWIFNRTKKSQQI, encoded by the coding sequence ATGAATAAATTTATTAAAAATATAATTGCTTTTTCCTTAAAGAATAAAGCTTTTACTTTTATCTGGGTTGCTATTTTAGCAATATCAGGCTTTATCAGCTTCAAAAATATGCCCATTGAAGCTTTTCCTGATGTTACCAATACCCAGATTGTCATTATAACCCAATGGAATGGGCGGAGTGCCGAAGAAGTCGAACGTTTCGTTACCACCCCCATCGAATTGGCCATGAGCCCGGTTCAAAAGAAAACAAACGTAAGAAGTACTACCATGTTTGGTCTTTCTATCGTGAAAATTCTTTTTGACGACGGGGTGGATGATACTTTTGCCAGAAATCAGGTCAATAACCAATTAAGAACCATTAGCCTTCCTGATGAGGTAGATCCTGAAGTACAGCCACCCTACGGGCCAACCGGTGAAATTTTCAGATATACCCTTGAAAGTAAAACCAAAGACTCCAGAGAACTGCTTACCCTTCAGAACTGGGTTATCGATCGAGCCTTAAGAGGAGTTCCCGGAGTAGCAGATATCAATGTATTTGGAGGCCAGGACAAAGTTTTTGAATTAAGTATAGATCCACGGGCACTGGATAAATACAATCTTACGCCACTCCAGGTATATGATGCCGTTACCAAGAGTAACCTGAACGTAGGAGGAGATGTTATTGAAAAGAACGGGCAGGCTTATGTGGTAAGAGGCATAGGACTTGTGAAATCCATCTCTGATATTGGGAATATTACCATACATAACGACAGTGGAAATCCTGTGCTGGTAAAGAATGTTGCAGATGTTCATGAAAGCTCTATGCCGAGAGTAGGGCAGGCAGCCCTGAATCATCATGATGATACCGTGGAAGGAATCGTGGTGATGAGAAAAGGAGAAAATCCAAGAGAGGTTCTGGTAGGAGTAAAAGCGAAAATTAAAGAACTCAACGAAAAAATCCTTCCAAAAGATGTGAAAATGGTTACTTTCTACGACAGAGATAACCTGATGGATTTTACCACACACACTGTAATGCACAATCTGATTGAAGGGATTGTACTGGTAACGGTAATTGTTTTGATCTTTATGGCAGACTGGAGAACAACTCTGATTGTTTCCATCATCATTCCTTTGTCCCTGCTGTTTGCTTTCCTGTGTTTAAAACTGGCGGGAATGAGCGCAAACCTTCTTTCTCTGGGAGCTGTAGACTTCGGGATTATTATAGACGGAGCCGTCGTCATGGTGGAAGGGCTCTTCGTAATGCTCGATCATAAAGCACATAAATACGGAACTGAAAAGTTCAACAAACTGGCCAAAGGAGGCTGGATCAAGCAGACAGGAACAGGTTTGGGAAAAGCCATTTTCTTCTCAAAACTGATCATCATTACCTCCCTGATTCCTATTTTCTCATTTCAGAAAGTAGAAGGAAAGATGTTCTCACCTTTAGCCTTTACCCTGGGTTTTGCACTGATGGGAGCATTGATATTCACGCTAACCCTGGTTCCGGTTCTTTCCCATATTTTATTAAATAAGAATGTAAAAGAAAAGAACAATCCGTTTGTTAATTTCTGGGACAGAATTGTTTTAAAAGGCTTCAACTATACTTTTAAACATAAAAGGATGAGCCTTATTGTGGCTATTGCATTTCTGGCAGTAACATTGTTCTCCGGAAAGTTTTTAGGAACTGAATTCCTGCCGCAGCTTAACGAAGGTTCATTATGGATCACAGCGGAAATGCCGATGAGTTCATCATTAAAAGAATCACTGAAAACAGCAGATCTTCTCAAGAAAGATATTATGAGTGTACCGGAAGTAACAGATGTTCTGGCGCAGACAGGCCGAAGCAACGACGGAACAGACCCTAATGGATTCGGATTTGTACAGTTTGCCGTAAATCTTAAACCTAAAGAAGAATGGAAACGCAAGATCACCTATGAAGAACTGATTGATGAGATCGATAAAAAACTCAGAAATTATCAGGGAATTACATTCAATTATTCACAGCCGATCTCTGACAATGTTGCTGAAGCAGTAGCCGGATTTAAAGCGGAAAACGGAATCAAAATCTATGGAGATAATCTGGAAACCCTGGATAAGCTGGCAGAAGAAGTGCTGGCACAGATCAAAAATGTAGAAGGGGTAAAAGATCCGGGAATCATTAAAAATATAGGCCAGCCGGAAGTAAGTGTGATTCTGGACAGAGATAAAATGGCTGCTTACGGAGTGATGCCGGCAGATGCACAGGCCGTGCTGGAAATGGCTTTCGGAGGAAAAACAGCTTCAGAAATGTTTGATGGCGAACGAAAATTTCCTATTCGTCTCCGCTATTCTCAGGAATATAGGAAAGATGAGAATGATATTGCTGCATTGATGGTGCCTACACAGGATGGAGCTAAGATTCCTTTAAAAGAAATCAGCCGTATTGTAAAAGATAATGGGGCTGCATTTATCTACAGAGATGACATCAAAAGATATATTGGTGTTAAATTCTCAATCCGCGACCGTGATTTGGGAAGTACGATTGCCGATGCTCAGAAAAAAGTAGCCCATATTGAACTACCGGACGGCTATTCTATCGGATGGACAGGGCAGTTTGAAAACCAGCAGCGGGCTTCCCACAGACTTACCCAGGTGGTTCCGGTGAGTATACTGATGATTTTCTTTTTATTATTTATCCTGTTCGGGAATATGAAAGACTCTCTTCTGGTACTGGCTAATGTGCCTTTTGCCCTTATCGGTGGAATTATTGCGCTCCATGTTACAGGAATCAACTTTGGAATTTCTGCGGGGGTAGGAATGATTGCCCTTTTAGGAATCTGTATACAGAACGGGGTAATCCTGATTACGGAATTCCATCAGAATGTGAAAAACGGACTTATGATAGATGATGCTATTTTAAGCGGTGTAAAATCCAGAACCAGACCTGTAATTATGACCGCATTGATGGCCTCCATAGGATTGATGCCTGCTGCTTTATCTACCGGTATCGGATCAGAGTCACAAAAACCACTGGCTATTGTGATCATTGGAGGGCTTATTACAGCCACTGTTCTTACCTTACTCATTTTCCCGATCATTTTCTGGATCTTCAACAGGACCAAAAAGTCCCAGCAGATCTAG
- a CDS encoding ATP-binding protein, protein MSLKRRIALTLSIAFSLLFAMVMAVIYLSFNDFRRDEFKERFRQRLEFTTHFISKSKDFEEEAPVFFNENSDNILLNETILIFNAQKELIYSTIKDRNVTWDNTLLKELDEKKIIYTEKTVPEIYAALRNINGENYYILTSAFDTNGKSKLAFLKYLLITAYVMSTLLIGFLSYYFMGKFLRPLEDLNQEISEVTAHKLTTEIPVRQSDDEINVLAKSFNTMIGRLDDVFQSQKDFTASASHEIRTPITRMAFQLENLIKFEEHSPKTLSSLKQIQRDIYQLSDLTNSLLLLTKFDKENIQSIYEEVRIDEVIFEAFEAVEKSYPTLKMDFLISEDTSENGLLIINGIQSLLVIVFINLFKNAAVYSDDAEMDVLITETNEELMVDVISHGNTIPEEEQSRLFEAFMRGNNSQNISGSGLGLRIVKRILEYHGAQIIYSSPSENLNKFSIIFNK, encoded by the coding sequence GCAACGTCTGGAATTTACCACTCATTTTATTTCAAAGTCTAAGGATTTTGAAGAAGAAGCCCCTGTTTTTTTTAATGAAAATTCGGATAATATCCTTCTGAATGAAACGATTTTAATTTTTAATGCTCAGAAAGAGCTTATTTACAGTACAATCAAAGACCGGAACGTAACCTGGGATAATACATTGCTTAAAGAATTAGATGAAAAGAAAATCATCTATACAGAAAAAACAGTTCCCGAGATTTATGCGGCATTACGCAATATCAACGGTGAAAATTATTATATTCTTACCAGTGCTTTTGATACCAATGGCAAATCAAAGCTGGCATTCCTGAAATATCTTTTGATTACAGCCTATGTAATGAGTACGCTTCTTATCGGCTTTTTGAGTTATTATTTCATGGGAAAATTTTTACGTCCTTTGGAAGATCTTAACCAGGAAATTTCAGAAGTGACGGCTCATAAGCTGACTACAGAGATCCCTGTCCGGCAGTCTGATGATGAGATCAATGTATTGGCAAAATCATTCAATACCATGATTGGCAGGCTGGATGATGTTTTTCAGTCACAGAAAGATTTTACAGCCAGTGCATCGCATGAGATCAGAACTCCCATTACAAGAATGGCCTTTCAGTTGGAAAATCTGATCAAATTTGAAGAACATTCCCCAAAAACGCTATCCTCTTTAAAACAAATCCAACGCGATATTTATCAGTTATCTGATCTTACAAACTCTTTGCTGCTGCTGACAAAATTTGATAAAGAAAATATCCAGAGTATTTATGAAGAAGTAAGAATTGATGAAGTGATCTTTGAAGCCTTTGAAGCCGTTGAAAAAAGTTACCCAACGCTTAAAATGGATTTTCTCATCTCTGAAGATACTTCTGAAAATGGTCTTCTTATCATCAATGGAATCCAGTCGTTGCTGGTTATTGTTTTTATTAATCTGTTTAAGAATGCCGCAGTATATTCTGATGATGCAGAAATGGATGTCCTCATTACGGAAACCAATGAAGAGCTTATGGTAGATGTTATTTCTCATGGTAATACGATTCCGGAGGAGGAGCAATCCAGGCTTTTTGAGGCTTTTATGAGAGGAAACAATTCACAGAATATTTCGGGCTCAGGCCTTGGGCTTCGTATCGTTAAAAGAATTCTTGAATATCATGGTGCGCAGATCATATATTCTTCACCATCTGAAAATCTTAATAAATTCAGTATAATTTTCAATAAATAA